In Longimicrobium sp., one DNA window encodes the following:
- a CDS encoding helix-hairpin-helix domain-containing protein: MSTTPQERLALGVAALLLAAGVGARALRSGPEPAELTGGSTVEADARGLAALRDEVRGEVARAERRARPLEAGERIDPNTASADELDRLPKVGPGAAEKIVAWR; encoded by the coding sequence ATGAGCACCACGCCGCAGGAGCGCCTGGCGCTCGGGGTGGCCGCCCTCCTCCTGGCCGCCGGCGTCGGCGCGCGGGCGCTCCGCAGCGGGCCCGAGCCGGCGGAGCTGACCGGCGGCTCCACCGTCGAGGCGGACGCGCGGGGGCTCGCCGCGCTGCGCGACGAGGTGCGGGGCGAGGTGGCGCGCGCCGAGCGCCGGGCGAGGCCGCTGGAGGCGGGGGAGAGGATCGACCCGAACACGGCGAGCGCCGACGAGCTGGACCGGCTGCCGAAGGTGGGCCCCGGCGCCGCGGAGAAGATCGTGGCCTGGCG
- a CDS encoding M28 family peptidase, with product MSGGRRALALLCLAALAACGERRAERPDFPPDLAWSFLVQQVAFGPRYAGHRGHEAELAWLAEQMGMRADSVVLQPFTDTVADGGAVKLANVLARWHPDSANRVLLVAHWDTRRRAESSRDSLDRRRPVPGANDGAAPTAVLVALAELFKQQPPPVGVDLLLADGDDFGPGADDLYLGTRRYLASLQGPKPRYAVVLDLVGERNAKFPREGASLRAAPRLVDRVWTIARQLDLDTVFVADSVPPVPDERVRLLGAAGIPAVLVTDPQYGAANRFQHSVDDVVALLDRETLWAVGEVLAEVVYRGMPEERR from the coding sequence ATGAGCGGGGGCCGCCGCGCGCTCGCGCTCCTCTGCCTCGCCGCGCTCGCGGCGTGCGGGGAGCGCCGCGCCGAGCGCCCCGACTTCCCCCCGGACCTGGCCTGGTCGTTCCTGGTGCAGCAGGTGGCGTTCGGCCCCCGCTACGCCGGCCACCGCGGCCACGAGGCGGAGCTGGCCTGGCTGGCCGAGCAGATGGGCATGCGCGCCGACAGCGTGGTGCTGCAGCCGTTCACCGACACGGTGGCGGACGGCGGCGCGGTGAAGCTCGCCAACGTGCTCGCCCGCTGGCACCCCGACTCGGCGAACCGCGTCCTGCTGGTCGCCCACTGGGACACGCGCCGCCGGGCGGAGAGCTCGCGCGACAGCCTGGACCGCCGCCGCCCCGTCCCCGGCGCCAACGACGGCGCCGCGCCCACCGCCGTGCTGGTGGCGCTGGCGGAGCTGTTCAAGCAGCAGCCCCCGCCGGTGGGCGTCGACCTGCTGCTGGCCGACGGCGACGACTTCGGCCCGGGCGCGGACGACCTCTACCTCGGCACGCGCCGCTACCTCGCGAGCCTGCAGGGGCCGAAGCCGCGGTACGCCGTCGTCCTCGACCTGGTGGGCGAGAGGAACGCGAAGTTCCCGCGCGAGGGGGCGTCGCTCCGGGCCGCGCCGCGGCTGGTCGACCGGGTCTGGACCATCGCGCGGCAGCTGGACCTGGACACCGTCTTCGTGGCCGACAGCGTCCCCCCGGTGCCGGACGAGCGGGTGCGGCTCCTCGGCGCGGCCGGGATCCCCGCCGTGCTGGTGACCGACCCGCAGTACGGCGCCGCCAACCGCTTCCAGCACTCGGTGGACGACGTGGTGGCGCTGCTCGACCGCGAGACGCTCTGGGCGGTGGGCGAAGTGCTGGCCGAGGTCGTCTATCGCGGGATGCCGGAGGAGCGCCGATGA
- a CDS encoding LptF/LptG family permease — protein sequence MKILTRYLLRAHVGPFLFAFLALTGVVLINTLARRLADLAGKGLPLRVVLEFFMLALPATVALTFPMAVLVSILYTFSTFTAENEITAMKASGIDLKRLLLPLLAVAGVLTGVMIWFNDRVLPEANHRWSQLFLDIARKTPTLILQAQTINRISPQTNSAQTYYLRAARVDPGTNRLWDVSIYDVSNPGVVRSIYADSGRALFNAARTDLVMRLYSGHMREVNLDDPKTFRRMTFREQVFGIPGVGTTLPTGDRGEGYRGDREMTIGMLEARIDTLKKEREGVYRRIQGLADADLRYALSGGADAPPVGAEERALNPVPIQPGMAPPSEGGVPVRTRRTADELESARMRVAELEQQMREYDVEVHKKYSIAVASLVFVIIGAPLALRFGGGGIGMVIATSMIIFALYYIGLIGGEALAGRGYVTPLVAMWVVNALMTVLGVLGLATMGRETSTARSSMWDTMLQAFRDFFATVFRRRARA from the coding sequence ATGAAGATCCTCACCCGCTACCTGCTCCGGGCCCACGTCGGGCCGTTCCTCTTCGCCTTCCTGGCGCTCACCGGCGTGGTGCTCATCAACACCCTGGCCCGCCGCCTGGCCGACCTGGCGGGGAAGGGGCTGCCGCTGCGCGTGGTGCTGGAGTTCTTCATGCTGGCCCTGCCGGCCACGGTGGCGCTCACCTTCCCCATGGCCGTGCTGGTCTCCATCCTCTACACCTTCTCCACCTTCACCGCCGAGAACGAGATCACGGCGATGAAGGCCAGCGGGATCGACCTGAAGCGCCTCCTGCTGCCGCTCCTGGCCGTCGCCGGGGTGCTGACGGGGGTGATGATCTGGTTCAACGACCGGGTGCTCCCCGAGGCCAACCACCGCTGGAGCCAGCTCTTCCTCGACATCGCCCGCAAGACGCCCACGCTGATCCTGCAGGCGCAGACCATCAACCGCATCAGCCCGCAGACCAACTCCGCGCAGACGTACTACCTGCGCGCCGCGCGGGTGGACCCGGGGACCAACCGGCTGTGGGACGTCTCCATCTACGACGTGAGCAACCCCGGCGTGGTGCGCTCGATCTACGCCGATTCGGGCCGGGCGCTCTTCAACGCCGCCCGCACCGACCTGGTGATGCGCCTCTACAGCGGCCACATGCGCGAGGTCAACCTCGACGACCCCAAGACCTTCCGCCGCATGACGTTCCGCGAGCAGGTCTTCGGCATCCCGGGCGTGGGGACCACGCTCCCCACCGGCGACCGGGGCGAGGGGTACCGCGGCGACCGCGAGATGACCATCGGGATGCTGGAGGCCCGCATCGACACGCTGAAGAAGGAGCGCGAGGGCGTCTACCGGCGCATCCAGGGGCTGGCCGACGCCGACCTCCGCTACGCGCTCTCCGGCGGCGCCGACGCGCCCCCCGTCGGCGCCGAGGAGCGCGCCCTGAACCCCGTGCCGATCCAGCCCGGGATGGCGCCGCCGTCGGAGGGGGGCGTGCCCGTCCGCACGCGCCGGACGGCCGACGAGCTGGAGTCGGCGCGGATGCGGGTGGCCGAGCTGGAGCAGCAGATGCGCGAGTACGACGTGGAGGTGCACAAGAAGTACTCCATCGCCGTGGCCTCGCTGGTGTTCGTGATCATCGGCGCCCCGCTGGCGCTGCGCTTCGGGGGCGGGGGGATCGGGATGGTGATCGCCACCAGCATGATCATCTTCGCCCTCTACTACATCGGCCTGATCGGCGGCGAGGCGCTGGCCGGGCGCGGCTACGTGACCCCCCTGGTGGCGATGTGGGTGGTCAACGCGCTGATGACGGTGCTCGGCGTGTTGGGCCTGGCGACGATGGGGCGCGAGACCTCCACCGCGCGCAGCAGCATGTGGGACACCATGCTGCAGGCGTTCAGAGACTTCTTCGCCACCGTCTTCCGGCGGAGGGCGCGCGCATGA
- a CDS encoding LptF/LptG family permease, whose translation MRLLSRYVARQFLTTFFLLVMGLPLLFIIGDVTDNIDTYMERGITGGRLLLGYVYQFPLFMVYAFPIAALVATVFTIGGMTRHQEITAAKAGGVSFYRIFLPVVLLAVLLSGAAFGLGELVPITLMRRARLMGESQMLRQGPRINFVYQTEKEGVLTARRLDPGVNEMSQVVLERNVTARAPGLHRMAERASWTPRGGWLLQSGYVRELHADGREITTRFDSLRVPGLVETPEDLLAEPKDPEAMGYQEMSRFIGAIERSGGDANPLRVERAQKLAIPMAVMVIVLFGAPLATSNQRGGAAFGVGVSLGVTIVYMLLFRVGKAVGSSGAIDPLLAAWFPNALFLVAGLILMSRVRT comes from the coding sequence ATGAGGCTCCTCTCGCGCTACGTGGCCCGGCAGTTCCTCACCACCTTCTTCCTGCTGGTGATGGGGCTGCCGCTGCTGTTCATCATCGGCGACGTCACCGACAACATCGACACCTACATGGAGCGGGGGATCACGGGCGGGCGGCTCCTGCTCGGCTACGTGTACCAGTTCCCGCTCTTCATGGTGTACGCCTTCCCGATCGCGGCGCTGGTGGCCACGGTGTTCACCATCGGGGGGATGACGCGCCACCAGGAGATCACCGCGGCCAAGGCCGGCGGGGTGAGCTTCTACCGCATCTTCCTCCCCGTGGTGCTGCTGGCGGTGCTCCTCTCGGGGGCCGCCTTCGGCCTGGGCGAGCTGGTGCCGATCACGCTCATGCGGCGCGCCCGGCTGATGGGCGAGAGCCAGATGCTGCGGCAGGGCCCGCGCATCAACTTCGTGTACCAGACCGAGAAGGAGGGGGTGCTCACGGCGCGGAGGCTGGACCCGGGGGTCAACGAGATGAGCCAGGTGGTGCTGGAGCGGAACGTGACCGCACGCGCGCCGGGGCTGCACCGCATGGCCGAGCGGGCGAGCTGGACGCCGCGGGGCGGGTGGCTGCTGCAGAGCGGCTACGTGCGCGAGCTGCACGCCGACGGGCGCGAGATCACCACGCGCTTCGACTCGCTGCGCGTGCCCGGGCTGGTGGAGACCCCCGAGGACCTGCTGGCCGAGCCCAAGGACCCCGAGGCCATGGGCTACCAGGAGATGTCGCGCTTCATCGGCGCCATCGAGCGGAGCGGCGGCGACGCCAACCCGCTCAGGGTGGAGCGCGCGCAGAAGCTGGCCATCCCCATGGCGGTGATGGTGATCGTGCTGTTCGGGGCGCCGCTGGCCACCAGCAACCAGCGCGGCGGGGCGGCGTTCGGGGTGGGGGTGAGCCTGGGGGTGACCATCGTCTACATGCTCCTCTTCCGCGTGGGGAAGGCCGTGGGCAGCAGCGGCGCCATCGACCCGCTGCTGGCCGCCTGGTTCCCCAACGCCCTCTTCCTCGTCGCCGGCCTCATCCTGATGTCGCGCGTGCGGACGTAG
- a CDS encoding restriction endonuclease — protein sequence MPNSSNYTQWIRLLDWNGLSGLWSGIRTGRTPGWEPGKAFEYLILRAFELDGAEVRWPYVVSLAGRVVEQIDGAVYAANLSCLVETKDTAGPVDFEAVAKLRQQLLRRPTGVFGLLFARSRFTDAATTLAQFVAPQNILLWTGSDVDAALNRRGITWALEAKYRYCVEEGQPNLGLRPTVL from the coding sequence ATGCCCAACTCGTCGAACTACACGCAGTGGATTCGCCTTCTCGACTGGAACGGCCTGAGCGGCCTTTGGTCGGGCATCAGGACCGGGAGAACGCCGGGCTGGGAGCCGGGGAAAGCGTTCGAGTACCTGATCCTGCGCGCGTTCGAGCTCGACGGTGCCGAGGTGCGCTGGCCGTACGTGGTGTCGCTGGCCGGCCGGGTGGTGGAACAGATCGACGGCGCGGTGTACGCGGCGAATCTCTCCTGCCTGGTGGAGACCAAGGACACCGCGGGTCCGGTGGACTTTGAGGCGGTCGCGAAACTGAGGCAGCAGCTGCTACGCCGGCCCACGGGCGTGTTCGGGCTGCTTTTCGCCCGGTCCCGGTTCACGGATGCGGCGACGACCCTGGCCCAATTCGTCGCGCCTCAGAATATTCTCCTGTGGACCGGTTCCGACGTCGACGCCGCGCTCAACAGGCGAGGGATCACCTGGGCGTTGGAAGCCAAGTACCGGTACTGCGTCGAAGAGGGACAACCGAACCTCGGCCTTCGCCCGACGGTGCTGTAA